Proteins from one Corvus cornix cornix isolate S_Up_H32 chromosome 19, ASM73873v5, whole genome shotgun sequence genomic window:
- the PIMREG gene encoding protein PIMREG isoform X2, which translates to MASVLQNVKATVAWRKHQLLADLNENESPVPDKFKRRASLSSLNTIRMSLRKRVPLKRLELNFHKTPTRESLEPRQRCQTLQTIKRTAKYAFGTVSQKIQKSCQSPVRSMVTFPAESISRGCATSSTKKGSTTPCCKSVTPAASSKGTPRSSKRALLGPTRVSEHREWRDFSSWLGKNAVSLRRSRRAAALKSPYSSPAPSSRKIKFDCELELVSSGICQLKRISQALDDAIVKEESDMTVSLIRN; encoded by the exons ATGGCATCTGTGCTTCAAAATGTCAAAGCAACAGTGGCCTGGCGGAAACACCAGCTCCTAGCTGACCTCAATGAGAATGAGAGCCCTGTGCCTGACAAATTCAAGAGAAGGGCCTCTCTGAGTTCTCTCAATACCATTCGCATGTCTCTAAGGAAACGGGTACCATTAAAGCGACTAGAGCTGAATTTTCATAAAACCCCAACTAGGGAAAGTCTGGAACCAAGACAGAGATGCCAAACTCTCCAGACTattaaaagaacagcaaaatatGCTTTTGGAACAGTGTCCCAG aaaatacagaagtctTGCCAAAGCCCAGTACGCTCAATGGTGACCTTTCCAGCTGAATCCATCAGCAGAGGCTGTGCGACCAGTTCTACCAAAAAAGGAAGTACTACACCTTGCTGTAAGAGTGTTACTCCAGCAGCCAGTTCCAAAGGCACTCCAAGGTCCAGCAAAAGGGCCTTGCTTGGGCCAACAAGGGTGTCAGAACATAGAGAATGGAGGGATTTCTCATCCTGGCTTGGTAAAAATGCTGTCTCTCTCCGGAGAtcaagaagagcagcagcactgaagagCCCTTATTCATCacctgctccttccagcaggAAGAT AAAGTTTGACTGCGAGTTGGAACTGGTCTCCTCAGGGATTTGCCAGTTGAAGCGTATCTCCCAAGCACTCGATGACGCCATTGTGAAAGAGGAGAG CGATATGACAGTTTCTCTCATTCGTAACTGA